From Egicoccus sp. AB-alg2:
GCTGGTACGGGATGCGCGGTCGAGCGGCGCGGGCGACTGAGGCAGACTGGCGTCCGACCTCAAAAGGACGTCGCATGCTGAACACCCGCACCTACCACGTGCCCGACATCTCCTGCGACCACTGTCGTGCCGCCATCGAGGCCGAGCTGGACAAGCTGGCCGGCGTCGGCTCACGCACCGTGAACATCCCGGACAAGACGGTGATCGTGGAAGGCACCGTGTCGGAGGACGCCGTCACCAAGGCGATCAGCGACGCGGGTTACGAGGTCGAGCGGGTCACCGGTGAGGGCACCTCGATGCCCGGCGGCCACCCCGGCCCCATGCCGTGATCTCGCCGTCCGCCCAGCACCAGCGGATCCCGGGCCGTCGGCCCGGGATCCGTCCGTCTCACGGCCGCGTCACGCGTCCAGCGTGAGCTCCTGGATCTGGTTCTTGCCGTAGAAGGCGATCGCCCGCACGCCGTGCTCGCGCATCACGGCGCCGATGCGACGCTTGTCCTGCTCGCGGGCGTCGTCGTCCTCCGACGGCAGGCCGGCCTGGACCACGAGGTTGCCGCGCTCGAGCTCGTCGTTGAGGTTCTCGAGACGGATCGCCTC
This genomic window contains:
- a CDS encoding heavy-metal-associated domain-containing protein, with the protein product MLNTRTYHVPDISCDHCRAAIEAELDKLAGVGSRTVNIPDKTVIVEGTVSEDAVTKAISDAGYEVERVTGEGTSMPGGHPGPMP